One region of Geovibrio ferrireducens genomic DNA includes:
- a CDS encoding OprD family outer membrane porin — protein MNKNCLWTNFIFYFRALAAAVTLLFTALVPLNASAAGTLAEIFSEGQAYGELRLYSFTTDYSENTPDANDNAVGGIVYLRTAEVKGISFGATLGIAEDFFSDDDKDSFKLLQENHDGYRKFLEAYVQGHWFDTTIKYGAQIIYTPYADIDPGRFLPKTYKGLSLINKSIRNLELHAYYITDFSDWCEDWYRPVGTGMNANNYDDPLYIGGFKYRLETDPVNVEFEAWGYNLRDTFNLGFLRMKAEKQIGDLSLFFMPSYTVQKSIGDETSGKIDTYEIGFETGFKYAGLELKGFLSKSGDDDLATPWGPGGRVIKQEERISGFAEMDAYAVRMEYNFSSLSLPGLTAAVYYADYDSPYAYSDSKETNYVLRYNFGKEFNKALEGVSVELTYADVDFERSEDFKRTDLRIKFPFSFTKL, from the coding sequence ATGAACAAAAACTGTTTATGGACTAATTTTATTTTTTATTTCAGAGCTCTCGCAGCGGCAGTCACACTGCTGTTTACTGCTCTGGTGCCTTTGAATGCCTCGGCTGCAGGCACGCTGGCGGAAATATTCAGCGAAGGGCAGGCCTATGGCGAATTAAGGCTGTATTCATTTACAACGGACTATTCCGAAAACACCCCCGATGCAAATGACAATGCTGTCGGCGGTATTGTTTACCTCCGAACAGCCGAGGTGAAGGGGATAAGTTTCGGAGCCACGCTGGGTATCGCGGAAGATTTTTTCAGTGATGACGACAAAGATTCCTTCAAGCTGCTTCAGGAAAACCATGACGGCTACAGAAAGTTTCTTGAAGCCTATGTTCAGGGGCACTGGTTTGACACAACAATCAAATACGGTGCTCAAATCATCTACACCCCGTATGCGGACATAGATCCCGGACGTTTCCTTCCCAAAACTTACAAAGGGCTGTCTTTAATCAACAAAAGCATAAGAAATCTTGAACTGCATGCATACTACATAACTGACTTTTCTGACTGGTGCGAAGACTGGTACCGCCCTGTGGGAACAGGCATGAACGCCAACAACTATGATGACCCCCTGTACATAGGCGGGTTCAAATACCGTCTTGAGACAGACCCTGTGAATGTTGAGTTTGAGGCATGGGGTTACAACCTCAGAGACACTTTTAATCTGGGCTTTCTGAGGATGAAGGCTGAGAAACAGATAGGGGATCTGTCCCTGTTCTTTATGCCTTCCTACACCGTCCAGAAATCGATCGGCGATGAAACTTCCGGCAAGATAGACACATACGAAATAGGTTTTGAAACCGGATTCAAGTATGCCGGACTTGAGCTTAAAGGATTCCTCTCGAAATCAGGGGATGATGATCTGGCGACTCCGTGGGGTCCCGGAGGCAGGGTAATAAAACAGGAGGAGAGGATCTCAGGCTTTGCCGAAATGGATGCCTACGCCGTGCGTATGGAATACAACTTCTCTTCTCTCAGTCTCCCCGGCCTGACAGCGGCCGTTTACTATGCCGATTATGATTCACCCTATGCTTACAGCGACTCAAAGGAAACAAACTACGTTCTCAGGTACAACTTCGGCAAAGAGTTCAATAAGGCTCTGGAAGGAGTGAGTGTTGAACTTACATATGCTGATGTTGATTTTGAACGCAGTGAAGATTTCAAAAGAACGGATCTCCGCATTAAGTTCCCGTTCTCATTCACAAAGCTTTAA